A genome region from Alteripontixanthobacter maritimus includes the following:
- a CDS encoding polysaccharide biosynthesis/export family protein, which translates to MALSPDVELVKDNALPAPDAPFALRPFDTVAISVFGQPDLSNTVEIGPNGLANVPLLGRVQAGGLLPSDLERVIEDRLRGRFLRDPVVSVVVDRATSRQIVIGGQVRRPGSFAYQNDLDLSRAVALAGGLGEFGKQDDVLVHREVEGIKYIGVYNIGAIQRGNYDDPSIYPGDLIVVGDSPGRRRLLQILQVLPLVTQPLVLIDRASR; encoded by the coding sequence GTGGCACTATCTCCTGACGTCGAATTGGTAAAAGATAATGCGCTGCCGGCTCCTGACGCGCCATTCGCATTGCGGCCATTCGATACAGTTGCCATTTCGGTGTTTGGCCAACCTGACCTTTCTAATACTGTTGAGATCGGCCCCAATGGGTTGGCAAATGTGCCTTTGCTTGGACGAGTACAGGCTGGCGGGCTTTTGCCTTCCGACTTGGAGCGAGTGATCGAAGATAGGTTGCGCGGCCGATTTTTGCGCGATCCTGTCGTTTCTGTGGTAGTTGATCGTGCAACCAGCAGACAAATTGTAATTGGCGGACAAGTAAGGCGTCCGGGATCGTTCGCGTATCAGAACGATCTCGACCTTTCGCGCGCTGTCGCCTTGGCGGGCGGCTTAGGCGAATTCGGTAAGCAAGATGACGTGTTGGTGCATCGCGAAGTAGAGGGGATCAAGTATATCGGCGTATACAATATCGGTGCTATTCAACGCGGTAATTATGATGATCCTTCGATCTATCCAGGCGATCTGATTGTAGTGGGCGATTCGCCTGGTCGCCGTCGCTTGCTGCAGATTTTACAGGTTCTACCCTTGGTCACCCAGCCACTGGTGCTGATCGACCGCGCGTCAAGATAG
- a CDS encoding GumC family protein, producing MQIAQNSFDANQSVGPHVEQTSVNPLEHYIYVAQRNWKVIAAIMLGATLLGVIVTLLTTPQYRAEARIEISRLDSNVTNVEALDEGASAGDTAYLQTQYELLEARSLAERVGRAARLDKNPTFLAAYELQDRGDIPMRNIVNILLRDAEIEPVVASNLVDIQYKSPDADLSAKIANTWAAQFLEANLDRRFGANIQAREFIAERLEEVQRDLEKSERALITYANDKQLITLGGGNDAAGSTTASRTLVTDELEALSSQLAEATAARIAAEAARSNSQAGGADTRGLLASFRRELTQAEAELAKQSAVLGPEHPTIIALRSQISTLSQAIADERRRSVSEVRENISTAQINERALRSRIEGLKGQYLGEQRAGVQYAILDREVRTNRELYDALLQQYKNLGAAGVGRNNMSIVDLAEIPRSSIEPNLISNMLLFLALGVVFAGVTIVGAENIDRGFQDPDTIAQELSIPLLGAIPLLKEDKPIEELGIKHSDLYEAYTTVRSNLSLLTSAGMPSTMMLTSSRAAEGKSLTAFALSKITADQKLRTLLIDSDMRDSGMHKYITVENTKGLSGLLAGAQLDESFIHRPSEVAFDVMTAGRMPPNAAELLSGPAFKNLIEQLREKYDHIIIDGPPVLGLADAQEIGRIVEGTILVVEAGASKRRTIKQTVARLERAGTRIFGTVMTKVPETDMAYGYGYGTAYGYGYGRERNKKIVME from the coding sequence ATGCAGATCGCACAGAATTCATTCGACGCAAATCAAAGCGTCGGTCCGCATGTTGAGCAGACGTCGGTAAACCCGCTCGAACATTATATTTATGTAGCACAGCGGAACTGGAAAGTGATCGCGGCCATCATGCTTGGTGCGACCTTATTGGGCGTCATCGTGACGCTGCTGACGACGCCGCAATACCGTGCCGAGGCGCGAATTGAGATCAGTAGGCTTGATAGCAACGTTACGAATGTCGAAGCGCTAGATGAGGGTGCTTCTGCGGGCGATACCGCTTATCTTCAGACGCAATATGAATTGCTCGAAGCAAGATCTTTAGCAGAGCGCGTCGGTCGCGCAGCACGACTGGACAAGAACCCTACTTTTCTTGCCGCGTATGAACTTCAAGATCGGGGCGATATTCCGATGCGGAACATTGTAAACATTTTGCTGCGCGATGCGGAAATTGAGCCAGTGGTCGCGTCCAATCTTGTCGATATTCAGTACAAGAGCCCTGATGCGGATTTGTCCGCTAAAATTGCAAACACATGGGCGGCACAATTCCTTGAGGCCAATCTGGACCGACGTTTTGGTGCCAACATTCAGGCACGTGAATTTATCGCGGAGCGTCTTGAAGAAGTTCAGAGGGATCTTGAGAAGAGCGAGCGTGCGCTCATCACGTATGCCAACGACAAGCAGCTGATAACCTTGGGCGGGGGTAACGATGCAGCTGGATCGACGACAGCTTCACGTACGCTTGTCACCGACGAATTGGAAGCGCTGAGTTCTCAACTGGCTGAGGCGACAGCTGCGCGGATCGCAGCAGAGGCTGCGCGTTCCAACTCGCAGGCGGGTGGCGCTGACACTCGCGGACTACTCGCATCGTTTCGTCGTGAGTTGACACAAGCGGAGGCCGAGCTGGCGAAGCAATCGGCGGTCCTGGGGCCGGAGCATCCTACGATCATTGCTTTGCGCTCTCAGATCAGTACTTTGTCCCAAGCCATCGCTGATGAACGTCGCCGCTCAGTCAGCGAAGTGCGCGAGAATATCAGCACCGCGCAAATAAATGAACGGGCATTACGGTCACGGATTGAAGGGCTGAAGGGTCAGTATCTTGGTGAGCAGCGGGCGGGTGTACAATACGCTATTCTTGACCGTGAAGTTCGCACGAACCGCGAATTATACGACGCGCTACTCCAGCAATATAAGAATCTTGGCGCGGCGGGAGTAGGCCGCAATAACATGAGTATCGTTGATCTTGCTGAGATACCGCGTTCCTCGATTGAGCCAAACCTAATTTCAAATATGCTTTTGTTTCTCGCTCTCGGCGTTGTGTTCGCCGGTGTTACTATCGTCGGCGCAGAAAATATTGATCGCGGATTTCAGGATCCAGATACAATTGCGCAGGAATTGTCCATACCATTATTAGGTGCGATCCCGTTATTAAAAGAAGATAAACCGATCGAAGAACTCGGGATCAAACACTCGGATCTTTACGAGGCTTACACGACAGTCAGATCGAACCTCTCGCTGCTTACCAGCGCCGGTATGCCAAGTACCATGATGCTGACCAGCAGTCGCGCAGCTGAGGGCAAAAGTCTGACGGCGTTCGCTCTTAGTAAGATAACGGCAGATCAGAAATTGCGCACACTACTAATAGATTCCGACATGCGCGATAGCGGAATGCACAAGTACATCACTGTAGAGAATACGAAGGGACTTAGCGGCTTATTAGCTGGTGCCCAATTGGATGAATCTTTTATTCATCGGCCGTCGGAAGTTGCCTTTGACGTAATGACGGCGGGGCGAATGCCGCCAAACGCAGCCGAACTGCTTTCCGGTCCAGCTTTTAAAAATCTGATTGAACAGTTGCGCGAAAAATACGATCATATCATCATTGATGGTCCCCCCGTTTTAGGGTTAGCCGACGCACAAGAGATTGGTCGGATCGTGGAGGGCACCATTTTGGTGGTCGAGGCGGGTGCTAGTAAGCGCCGGACTATCAAACAAACCGTCGCTCGCCTCGAACGTGCAGGGACACGCATCTTCGGCACCGTAATGACCAAGGTTCCTGAAACCGACATGGCTTATGGTTACGGATATGGAACGGCCTATGGGTATGGCTATGGTCGCGAGCGCAACAAAAAAATAGTAATGGAGTGA